In Candidatus Tumulicola sp., a single window of DNA contains:
- a CDS encoding ABC transporter permease subunit: MGFFERAFVWFARLCASLVICIPWLLGAVLGAATLVAMAGYSAPERYTALVPLAIATIGIGLIATLIGATAGTGLALLAHAVASAGTRRLLLVIVGILSSTPAIAVGVAMVGLLAYWHGVAGAGPFVPVTLAVAILATPLASRHALRELAKLPPDLRQAAAATGADPVRIAFSAIFPAARRGIAAAFLAAFAAAIGEATAAQVIFANVPDPNGSAGPATLAAVVLAGGADGVEAVALAPACLVLLVLGLIPVILSRGVERSAS, translated from the coding sequence GTGGGTTTCTTCGAGCGCGCGTTTGTGTGGTTCGCACGATTGTGCGCATCGCTGGTGATCTGCATTCCCTGGCTGCTTGGCGCCGTGCTTGGCGCTGCGACGCTTGTCGCCATGGCGGGTTATTCGGCGCCCGAACGGTACACAGCGCTAGTACCTCTCGCGATCGCCACGATCGGCATCGGGCTCATCGCCACACTGATCGGCGCAACCGCGGGAACGGGCCTCGCCCTGCTGGCTCACGCGGTCGCGTCAGCGGGTACGCGCCGTCTGCTGCTCGTGATCGTCGGAATTCTTTCATCAACGCCGGCGATCGCAGTCGGTGTGGCCATGGTGGGGCTGCTCGCGTACTGGCACGGGGTCGCCGGAGCCGGACCGTTCGTTCCGGTGACGCTGGCGGTCGCGATCCTTGCGACGCCGCTCGCGAGCCGGCACGCGCTGCGGGAACTGGCGAAGTTACCGCCCGATCTGCGCCAAGCGGCCGCGGCAACCGGTGCTGATCCGGTGAGAATCGCCTTTAGCGCGATTTTTCCGGCGGCCCGACGCGGCATCGCGGCCGCATTCCTCGCGGCGTTCGCCGCCGCCATCGGCGAAGCAACAGCAGCGCAAGTCATCTTCGCCAACGTGCCTGACCCCAACGGCTCGGCCGGCCCCGCGACGCTCGCCGCTGTCGTGCTCGCCGGCGGCGCGGATGGGGTGGAGGCCGTAGCGCTCGCACCTGCGTGCCTGGTGCTCCTCGTCCTTGGGTTGATTCCGGTGATATTGAGCCGGGGCGTTGAGCGGAGCGCGTCGTGA
- a CDS encoding ATP-binding cassette domain-containing protein: MKATLAWTGPKVELSDVSVRYAEAVALNKASLKVPHRTTIALIGASGCGKTTLLRAINRLHDLDESVRINGSVKLDGVEMLASGVDVYALRRRVGMIFPRPTVMPGTVADNAVFGMRAQGIRDRRELEDGCERALRRTLLWEYTIASGSMLKPADSLPIDLQQRLCIARALAVDPEVLLFDDPTFELDPIAAGGIEDIIARLRRDCTVLLATNDLQQAARLSDVTCYMAGGEIIEAGDTPVLFSRPANARTEDFLAGRAS; encoded by the coding sequence ATGAAGGCGACGCTCGCCTGGACGGGCCCGAAAGTCGAACTGAGCGACGTGAGCGTGCGCTACGCTGAAGCCGTAGCCTTGAACAAAGCCTCTTTGAAAGTTCCGCACCGCACGACCATCGCCCTGATCGGAGCGAGCGGCTGCGGCAAGACGACGCTGCTGCGGGCGATCAACCGCCTGCACGATCTCGACGAATCGGTTCGCATCAACGGCAGTGTGAAACTCGATGGGGTTGAGATGTTGGCGTCGGGCGTCGACGTGTATGCGTTGCGCCGTCGTGTCGGTATGATCTTCCCCCGCCCCACCGTCATGCCCGGCACGGTCGCTGACAACGCGGTGTTCGGCATGCGCGCGCAAGGCATTCGCGACCGACGGGAGCTCGAGGACGGCTGCGAGCGCGCGCTGCGCCGCACGCTCTTGTGGGAATATACTATCGCCAGCGGCTCGATGCTCAAGCCGGCGGACTCGCTGCCCATCGACCTCCAGCAGCGCTTGTGCATCGCGCGGGCGCTTGCGGTTGATCCCGAAGTGCTGTTGTTCGACGACCCGACTTTCGAATTAGACCCCATTGCGGCCGGTGGCATCGAAGACATCATCGCGCGCCTGCGGCGCGATTGCACGGTGCTCTTGGCGACCAACGATCTGCAGCAAGCAGCGAGGCTCTCCGATGTCACGTGCTACATGGCGGGGGGCGAGATCATCGAGGCGGGGGACACGCCGGTCCTTTTCAGCAGGCCCGCGAACGCGCGGACGGAAGACTTCCTCGCCGGTCGCGCATCGTAG
- a CDS encoding cystathionine beta-synthase: MKTTLDASTILGPLQPDGMHYYDSALDVVGNTPLVRLKRVMDGAKCTVLAKIELVNPGGSVKDRPSLTMVADAEERGLLRPGGTIVEATSGNTGTGLAMVAAIKGYRCILVMPDKVSEEKIRLLRAYGAEVVITPTKVPASSPESYYGVAAKLASEIPGAFQPNQFANMLNPMAHERTTGPEIWQQTAGKLTHFVSGIGTGGTISGVAHYLKKQNPRVLVVGADPEGSIYSGDTAKSYKVEGIGEDFLPATVDLKSIDRIERVSDKESFLMARRICREEGLLVGGSSGTAVVAAVRVARELPADAIMVVLLPDNGRGYLSKIFNDEWMRANGFLGEHGRAARVSDVLAAKGELPPMITLSPEDPVKRGIELMREFQISQIPIVNAAGDMVGSINEVSVMQLIYDRADVAHAAVKDVMARPFPVLDELDEVERAFKELSLGHAAVVVARKGHPIGVLTKMDIISYLSAN, from the coding sequence TTGAAGACCACGCTCGACGCCTCGACCATCCTCGGGCCGCTGCAGCCCGATGGCATGCATTACTACGATTCAGCGCTCGACGTCGTCGGGAACACCCCGCTCGTGCGCCTCAAGCGCGTGATGGATGGCGCGAAGTGCACGGTGCTGGCCAAAATCGAGTTGGTGAATCCGGGCGGCTCGGTCAAAGATCGGCCCTCGCTCACGATGGTCGCCGATGCTGAAGAGCGCGGCTTGCTGCGCCCCGGCGGCACGATCGTCGAAGCGACCTCCGGCAACACCGGCACCGGGCTTGCCATGGTGGCCGCCATCAAGGGCTACCGCTGCATCTTGGTCATGCCGGACAAAGTGAGTGAGGAAAAAATCAGACTGCTGCGCGCGTACGGCGCGGAGGTGGTGATCACGCCGACCAAAGTGCCCGCCAGCAGTCCGGAGTCGTATTACGGCGTCGCGGCCAAGCTGGCAAGTGAGATACCCGGCGCGTTTCAACCCAATCAATTCGCGAACATGCTCAACCCGATGGCGCACGAGCGGACGACCGGTCCGGAGATCTGGCAGCAGACCGCGGGCAAGCTGACGCATTTCGTGAGCGGCATCGGCACCGGCGGGACCATCTCAGGAGTGGCGCACTACCTCAAGAAGCAAAACCCGCGCGTGCTGGTGGTGGGCGCTGACCCCGAAGGCTCTATTTATTCGGGCGACACGGCGAAATCGTATAAGGTCGAGGGCATCGGAGAAGACTTCTTGCCCGCGACCGTAGATCTGAAATCGATCGATCGCATCGAGCGGGTTTCCGACAAAGAGTCGTTCCTTATGGCGCGGCGCATCTGCCGCGAAGAGGGTTTGCTGGTGGGCGGCTCCTCGGGAACCGCGGTGGTCGCCGCCGTGCGCGTCGCGCGCGAATTGCCGGCCGACGCGATCATGGTGGTGCTGCTTCCGGACAACGGTCGCGGGTATCTCTCGAAGATCTTCAACGACGAATGGATGCGCGCCAACGGTTTTCTCGGAGAGCACGGGCGCGCTGCGCGGGTGAGCGACGTGCTGGCCGCCAAGGGCGAGCTGCCCCCGATGATCACGCTATCACCCGAGGATCCGGTCAAGCGCGGCATCGAACTGATGCGGGAATTCCAGATCTCGCAGATCCCAATCGTCAATGCCGCCGGCGACATGGTCGGCAGCATCAACGAGGTCTCGGTCATGCAGCTGATCTACGACCGCGCCGACGTCGCGCACGCCGCGGTCAAAGACGTCATGGCGCGTCCGTTTCCGGTGCTCGACGAGCTCGATGAGGTCGAACGCGCTTTCAAGGAGCTTTCGCTCGGCCACGCGGCTGTGGTCGTCGCGCGCAAGGGGCACCCCATCGGCGTGCTCACCAAGATGGACATCATCTCGTACCTCTCGGCGAATTAG
- a CDS encoding cystathionine gamma-synthase, producing MDFATRAIHVGQESDPTTGATIVPIYQTSTYTQSAPGVHKGFDYSRTVNPTRVALERCLASLENAQFGLCFASGMAATAAVMNILSQGDHVIVSDDLYGGTFRLFDKVLARYGLTFTYVDATDVRNVESAMRASTRMVWLETPTNPLLRLADIGAIAAGCRKHGVLLAVDNTFATPYLQTPLDLGADLVVHSTTKYIGGHSDAVGGFVASNKKELHDIVKFHQNAVGGVPGPFDCFLVLRGVKTLEIRMREHERNARAVVAYLDGHADVARVYYPGLPAHPQHELAQRQMRGFGGMVSAVLKGGPERARAFASQTKLFALAESLGGVESLVCHPASMTHGSIPKEVREARGVTEGLLRFSVGIESATDLVADIEHALAATRSLAPV from the coding sequence ATGGACTTTGCTACGCGGGCCATACATGTCGGGCAAGAATCCGATCCGACGACCGGCGCGACCATCGTGCCGATCTACCAGACGTCGACCTACACGCAATCCGCGCCGGGCGTCCACAAAGGCTTTGATTACTCCAGGACCGTGAATCCGACGCGCGTCGCGCTCGAGCGCTGCTTGGCGTCGCTCGAGAACGCGCAGTTCGGGCTGTGTTTCGCAAGCGGCATGGCCGCCACGGCGGCGGTGATGAACATCCTTTCGCAAGGCGATCACGTGATCGTCAGCGATGACTTGTACGGCGGCACGTTCCGGCTTTTCGACAAGGTGCTCGCGCGTTATGGTCTGACGTTCACCTATGTCGACGCGACCGACGTGCGCAACGTCGAGTCGGCGATGCGCGCTTCGACGCGCATGGTCTGGCTCGAAACGCCGACCAACCCGCTGCTGCGTCTGGCCGATATCGGCGCCATCGCGGCCGGCTGCCGCAAGCACGGCGTGCTGCTGGCGGTGGACAACACGTTCGCGACGCCGTATCTGCAGACGCCGCTGGATCTCGGGGCTGATCTCGTGGTCCATTCGACGACCAAATATATCGGCGGCCATTCGGACGCAGTGGGGGGTTTCGTCGCCTCCAACAAAAAGGAGCTGCACGACATCGTCAAGTTCCATCAGAACGCGGTCGGCGGCGTGCCTGGCCCGTTCGATTGCTTCTTGGTGCTGCGCGGCGTCAAGACGCTCGAGATCCGCATGCGCGAGCACGAACGCAACGCGCGGGCGGTGGTGGCGTACTTGGACGGCCATGCCGACGTCGCGCGCGTGTATTATCCCGGTTTGCCGGCACATCCGCAGCACGAGCTCGCGCAGCGCCAGATGCGTGGTTTCGGGGGCATGGTGTCCGCCGTGCTCAAAGGCGGACCGGAACGGGCGCGCGCGTTCGCATCGCAGACGAAGCTCTTCGCGCTCGCCGAGAGCCTGGGCGGCGTCGAGTCGCTAGTCTGTCACCCCGCGTCGATGACGCATGGTTCGATTCCGAAGGAAGTGCGCGAAGCGCGCGGCGTGACCGAAGGGCTGTTGCGCTTCTCCGTTGGGATCGAGTCGGCGACCGATCTCGTCGCCGACATCGAGCATGCGCTCGCCGCGACCCGCTCCCTCGCCCCCGTCTAA
- a CDS encoding IclR family transcriptional regulator, whose protein sequence is MFTPENGEANRANGEKDSSVSGAAPALVPAVAKAFRVLEALSTAGEPLGVSQLARRLSLGKSTVHGLLNTLEALGMIESPNGLKRYRVGRGLHALVSRSLGRHDLRELARQSLERLAAQTEQTSFLGIPSDGQVTILDLVHGRPTMSISAPIGSSIPLMAGAVGKAVLGAWDSQEREAFLSSTRLRPFTANTITDPDRMRQAAEEAAAAGAAIDVDEYVDGMRAAAAPIFGPPKQLVAVIWVAGFSRHVDREQLTEIAGAVGREAADMSRLMGAQIEA, encoded by the coding sequence ATGTTCACGCCAGAGAACGGTGAGGCCAACCGGGCGAACGGCGAAAAAGATTCGAGCGTCAGCGGCGCGGCACCCGCGTTGGTCCCCGCCGTGGCAAAGGCTTTCCGAGTTCTGGAGGCGCTGAGCACCGCAGGGGAGCCGCTCGGGGTTTCGCAGCTGGCGAGACGCTTGAGTCTCGGCAAGAGCACGGTCCATGGGCTGCTGAACACGCTCGAGGCGCTTGGCATGATCGAGTCGCCGAACGGCCTCAAACGATACCGAGTGGGGCGCGGCTTGCATGCGCTGGTCTCCCGCTCGCTCGGGCGGCACGATTTGCGCGAGCTGGCCAGGCAGAGCTTGGAAAGGCTTGCTGCTCAGACCGAACAGACCAGCTTCCTGGGCATCCCTTCAGACGGCCAAGTCACCATTTTGGACCTGGTCCATGGCCGCCCCACCATGTCGATCTCGGCTCCCATTGGATCTTCCATCCCATTGATGGCGGGGGCCGTCGGCAAAGCGGTTCTGGGAGCGTGGGATTCGCAAGAGCGCGAGGCGTTTCTGAGTTCCACGCGTCTGCGGCCATTCACCGCGAACACGATCACCGATCCGGACCGGATGCGGCAAGCCGCCGAAGAAGCGGCTGCCGCCGGCGCGGCGATCGACGTGGATGAATACGTCGACGGCATGCGCGCCGCCGCTGCGCCGATCTTCGGGCCGCCGAAACAGTTGGTCGCCGTCATTTGGGTCGCCGGTTTTTCGCGTCACGTCGATCGCGAGCAATTGACGGAAATCGCCGGGGCGGTGGGCCGCGAGGCGGCTGATATGTCGCGCCTCATGGGCGCGCAAATAGAAGCCTGA